A window of Peromyscus eremicus chromosome 7, PerEre_H2_v1, whole genome shotgun sequence contains these coding sequences:
- the LOC131914197 gene encoding olfactory receptor 143-like isoform X1 codes for MKQVAVENDSAVTEFVFMGLTDQPEFQLPLFFVFLLNYTATVMGNLSLMILICLNSHLHTPMYFFLFNLSFVDFCYSFVCTPKMLMGFVSEKSVISYTGCMTQLFFFGFFVNSECYVLTAMAYDRYVAICKPLMYTILMSPRMCSLLMFGSYLIGFASAMAHTGCMIRLSFCDSNIINHYMCEIFPLLQLSCSSTYANELVSSLIACIVVIVSGLVILTSYASILLNIVHMSSATSWSKAMGTCGSHIVTVSLFYGSGLLTYVKPASAKSVDQGKFFSVFYTLVVPMLNPLIYSLRNKDVKLAAKRTMKMIIS; via the coding sequence ATGAAGCAAGTGGCTGTAGAGAATGACTCTGCGGtgactgagtttgtttttatgggCTTGACAGACCAACCTGAGTTCCAGCTGCCCTTGTTTTTTGTGTTCTTGCTGAACTATACAGCCACTGTGATGGGAAACTTGAGCTTAATGATTCTCATTTGTCTGAATTCACACCTTcacacccccatgtacttttTTCTGTTCAATTTGtcctttgttgatttctgttattcATTCGTCTGTACCCCCAAAATGCTGATGGGATTTGTTTCAGAAAAGAGTGTCATCTCTTATACAGGATGCATGACCCAGctatttttctttggcttttttgttaATTCTGAATGTTATGTGTTGACAGCAATGGCCTATGATCGTTATGTGGCCATATGTAAGCCCTTGATGTATACCATCCTCATGTCTCCTAGAATGTGTTCCCTGCTGATGTTTGGGTCTTACTTGATAGGATTTGCGAGTGCCATGGCCCACACTGGCTGTATGATAAGGCTCAGCTTTTGTGATTCCAACATCATCAACCATTACATGTGTGAAATCTTCCCTCTTCTACAGCTTTCCTGCAGCAGCACCTATGCCAATGAACTTGTGAGTTCTCTTATTGCTTGCATAGTTGTCATTGTATCTGGTCTTGTTATTTTGACCTCATATGCTTCCATCCTTTTAAATATTGTTCACATGTCATCAGCTACAAGTTGGTCCAAAGCCATGGGCACTTGTGGTTCTCACATTGTAACTGTTAGTCTGTTCTATGGTTCTGGACTGCTTACATATGTCAAACCAGCATCTGCAAAGTCTGTGGACCAGGGAAAGTTTTTCTCAGTGTTTTACACTCTCGTAGTGCCCATGCTGAATCCTCTCATTTACAGTCTCAGGAACAAGGATGTCAAGCTTGCTGCAAAGAGAACCATGAAGATGATCATAAGCTGA
- the LOC131914197 gene encoding olfactory receptor 143-like isoform X2: MHMAVENDSAVTEFVFMGLTDQPEFQLPLFFVFLLNYTATVMGNLSLMILICLNSHLHTPMYFFLFNLSFVDFCYSFVCTPKMLMGFVSEKSVISYTGCMTQLFFFGFFVNSECYVLTAMAYDRYVAICKPLMYTILMSPRMCSLLMFGSYLIGFASAMAHTGCMIRLSFCDSNIINHYMCEIFPLLQLSCSSTYANELVSSLIACIVVIVSGLVILTSYASILLNIVHMSSATSWSKAMGTCGSHIVTVSLFYGSGLLTYVKPASAKSVDQGKFFSVFYTLVVPMLNPLIYSLRNKDVKLAAKRTMKMIIS, from the coding sequence TGGCTGTAGAGAATGACTCTGCGGtgactgagtttgtttttatgggCTTGACAGACCAACCTGAGTTCCAGCTGCCCTTGTTTTTTGTGTTCTTGCTGAACTATACAGCCACTGTGATGGGAAACTTGAGCTTAATGATTCTCATTTGTCTGAATTCACACCTTcacacccccatgtacttttTTCTGTTCAATTTGtcctttgttgatttctgttattcATTCGTCTGTACCCCCAAAATGCTGATGGGATTTGTTTCAGAAAAGAGTGTCATCTCTTATACAGGATGCATGACCCAGctatttttctttggcttttttgttaATTCTGAATGTTATGTGTTGACAGCAATGGCCTATGATCGTTATGTGGCCATATGTAAGCCCTTGATGTATACCATCCTCATGTCTCCTAGAATGTGTTCCCTGCTGATGTTTGGGTCTTACTTGATAGGATTTGCGAGTGCCATGGCCCACACTGGCTGTATGATAAGGCTCAGCTTTTGTGATTCCAACATCATCAACCATTACATGTGTGAAATCTTCCCTCTTCTACAGCTTTCCTGCAGCAGCACCTATGCCAATGAACTTGTGAGTTCTCTTATTGCTTGCATAGTTGTCATTGTATCTGGTCTTGTTATTTTGACCTCATATGCTTCCATCCTTTTAAATATTGTTCACATGTCATCAGCTACAAGTTGGTCCAAAGCCATGGGCACTTGTGGTTCTCACATTGTAACTGTTAGTCTGTTCTATGGTTCTGGACTGCTTACATATGTCAAACCAGCATCTGCAAAGTCTGTGGACCAGGGAAAGTTTTTCTCAGTGTTTTACACTCTCGTAGTGCCCATGCTGAATCCTCTCATTTACAGTCTCAGGAACAAGGATGTCAAGCTTGCTGCAAAGAGAACCATGAAGATGATCATAAGCTGA